CGCCATCCTCGCCGTGTCCCTGGCTGCGGCCAAGGCGGCTGCGCAGGATCAGGACCTGCCGCTGTACGCGCACATCGCCAACCTCAACGGCACCCCGGGTGTGTACTCGATGCCGGTCCCGATGATGAACATCATCAACGGTGGCGAGCACGCCGATAACAACGTCGACATCCAGGAATTCATGGTGCAGCCAGTCGGCGCCAAGTCGTTCTCGGAAGGTCTGCGCATGGGCACCGAGATTTTCCATCATCTGAAAGCCGTGCTGAAGGCCCGTGGCCTGAGCACCGCCGTTGGCGACGAAGGCGGTTTCGCACCGAACCTGGCGTCCAACGAAGATGCGCTGAAAGTGATCTCCGAAGCCGTGGCCAACGCCGGTTACAAGCTGGGCACCGACGTGACCCTGGCGCTGGACTGCGCCGCGAGCGAGTTCTACGAAGACGGCAAGTACAACCTGTCCGGCGAAGGCCAGGTGTTCACCGCTGAAGGTTTCGCCGACTACCTCAAAGGTCTGACCGAGCGTTATCCGATCATCTCCATCGAAGACGGTCTGGACGAGTCCGACTGGGCTGGCTGGAAAATCCTCACCGACAAGATCGGCGAGAAGACCCAACTGGTGGGCGACGACCTGTTCGTGACCAATACCAAGATCCTGAAAGAAGGCATCGATAAAAAGATCGCCAACTCGATCCTGATCAAGTTCAACCAGATCGGCACCCTGACCGAAACCCTGGAAGCCATCCAGATGGCCAAGGCTGCCGGTTACACCGCAGTGATCTCGCACCGTTCCGGCGAAACCGAAGATTCGACCATTGCCGACCTGGCCGTGGGCACCTCGGCTGGCCAGATCAAGACCGGTTCGCTGTGCCGTTCCGACCGCGTTTCCAAGTACAACCAACTGCTGCGTATCGAAGAGCAGTTGAACGGCAAGGCCAAGTACAACGGCCGCGCCGAGTTCCGCGGTTAAGCGCAACCTGATCAAAGGACACCGGATTGTGTCGGAAAAGTCGTGACAGCGATGGATTTGCCACTAATCTGATGTCTCAAGCACAAGCCTGGATCTTTCCAGGCTTCGTGCTATCAGATGCAGCAACATGATGCGTGGCTGTCTTTTTTCACTGGATACCTGATATTCGATGCGCAGTCCTTACTGGTTGTTTCTTGTTTTGCTCTTGCTGCTGGCCGGTCTGCAGTACCGCCTGTGGGTGGGCAATGGCAGTCTGGCGCAGGTCGCCGAGCTGAAACAGCAGATCGCCGATCAACATGCCGAGAACGAAGGCCTGCTGGAGCGCAACCGGGTGATGGACGCTGAGGTCAGCGAATTGAAAAAAGGCATGGAGACCGTTGAAGAGCGGGCTCGTCACGAACTGGGCATGGTCAAGGACGGCGAAACCCTTTACCAGTTGGCCCAATGATCGATTCCCTGCCGGCCTTCTGGGCCGTGATTCCTGCCGCGGGCGTCGGTGCCCGAATGGCCGCGGACCGTCCCAAGCAATATCTGCAACTGGGCGGGCGCACAATTCTCGAACACAGCCTCGGCTGTTTCCTCGATCACCCGAGCCTCAAGGGGCTGGTGGTCAGTCTTGCGGTTGACGATCCTTACTGGCCGAACCTGGCGTGTGTCAACGATCTACGCATTCAGCGGGTCGACGGCGGAGCGGAGCGTTCCGCTTCGGTGCTCAACGCCTTGCTGCATCTGCATGCGCAAGGTGCCGACGATGACGATTGGGTGCTGGTGCACGATGCGGCCCGGCCGAATCTGAGTCGCGACGATCTCGACAAGTTGCTCGCTGAACTGGCGGATGACCCGGTTGGAGGTCTATTGGCGGTTCCCGCCCGCGACACGCTTAAACGCGTTGATAAAAACGGGCGTGTGGTTGAAACGGTGGATCGCAGTGTGATCTGGCAGGCGTATACACCACAGATGTTTCGCCTCGGGGCTTTGCATCGGGCGTTGGCGGACAGTCTGGTCGCTGATGCGATTGTTACCGATGAAGCTTCGGCGATGGAGTGGGCCGGTCTGGCGCCGCGTCTGGTCGAAGGACGGGCGGATAACCTCAAGGTGACCCGGCCGGAAGATCTGGAGTGGTTGCGCCAGCGTTGGGCGAGTCGCCGCTGATTGCTGTGGCGCCTATTGCGCCGCCTTCGCGAGCAAGCTCGCTCCCACATTTGATTTGCGCCTGACATCAGATTTGCAGTTACTGCACGTCCACTGTGGGAGCGAGCTTGCTCGCGAAGGCGGCCGCACGAACAACCCATCACTCAGCTTCGATACTCCGGCCGCTCCGCCAGCCCCACCTTCAAATAATCCACCAACTTGCGCACCTTCGGCGACAGATGCCGCTGCTGCGGATACAGCGCCCACACGGCCGTATTCGGCGGCTGATGCGCCTCCAGCAAGGAAATCAGCGCGCCGCTGTGCAAATGCTCGAGCACGTAATAATCCGGCAACTGACACAACCCGACCCCCTGCAGTGCCGCATCCAGCACCGCCTGCCCACTGTTGCAACGCCAGTTTCCTTGCACCCGCTGGGAAAATTCCCGGCCGTTCTGTTCCAGTTGCCAGATATCCGAACTGCCGATCAGGCAATTGTGCCGACTCAACTCCGACAAACTGTGTGGGCGCCCGTACCGTTCAAGGTAGGAAGGCGACGCGCATAAGTACATGCGCCGTGGCGCCAGGCGTGTCGCGACCAACCGGGAATCTTGCAGCCGACCGAGGCGAATCGCCAGGTCCAGCCCTTCATGCACCAGATCCAGTTGCCGATTGCTCAACTCGATATCGATGCGCAGCTGCGGATACAGACCCATGAAGCGCGTCACCAGCGGCACGATGAACCGTTCGCCATAGGCTACGGCGCAGGTCATGCGCAGCATGCCTTTCGGTTCGCTGGTCAGATCGCCCACCGCGCGCAAGGCTTCCTCGCGGCCGTCCTGCAGGCGCTGGCAATGTTGCAGGAAAGTCTGCCCGGCTTCGGTCAGCGTTACGCGACGGGTACTGCGGTAGAGCAGACGCGTCTGCAAACGCTCTTCGAGCCGTACGATTTGTCGACTGATGTGTGAGGAAGAAACCCCAAGACGCTCCGCAGCGGCGGTGAATTGGTTGCACTCGGCGACGGCGACGAACTCGTCAATGCCTTCCCAGCGGTTTTCCGACACTTGGATTATCCCTGTATGGCAATAATGTTTTGCTTTCGTCCGGATTATTCCTCAGGACGCGCTGAACTACACTGTCTGTCTGCTTTTTTATTCACTGGATTTACTGGAGAGTCAGCATGATCAAGTCACGCGCCGCCGTTGCCTTCGAGGCCAAGAAGCCGCTGGAAATCGTAGAAGTCGATGTCGCCATGCCCAAGGCCGGTGAAGTGCTGCTGCGCGTCGTCGCTTCCGGCGTCTGCCATACGGACGCGTACACCTTGTCCGGCGCAGATCCGGAAGGCATCTTCCCGTCGATCCTCGGTCACGAAGGCGGCGCTATCGTTGAAGCGATTGGCGAGGGCGTGACCTCGGTCGCCGTCGGCGATCACGTCATCCCGCTGTACACCCCGGAATGCGGCCAGTGCAAATTCTGCAAATCGGGCAAGACCAACCTCTGTCAGGCCATTCGCGCTACCCAAGGCAAAGGCCTGATGCCGGACGGCACTTCGCGTTTTTCCTACAAGGGCGAAACGATTTTCCACTACATGGGCACGTCGACGTTTTCGGAGTACACCGTACTGCCGGAAATTTCCGTAGCGAAGATCTCCAAAGACGCGCCGCTGGAAAAGGTCTGCCTGCTCGGTTGCGGCGTCACTACCGGCATCGGCGCCGTGCTCAACACCGCCAAAGTGAAACCGGGTGACACCGTGGCTATCTTCGGTCTCGGTGGGATCGGCTTGTCGGCAGTGATCGGTGCGGTGAAAGCCAAGGCCGCGCGCATCATCGCCATCGACATCAACCCGGCCAAATTCGAAATCGCCAAGCAATTGGGTGCCACCGACTGCGTGAACCCGAAAGACTACGATCGTCCGATTCAGGAAGTGATCGTCGACATGACCGATGGCGGCGTTGACTTCTCCTTCGAGTGCATCGGCAATGTGCAACTGATGCGCGCCGCGCTTGAGTGCTGCCACAAAGGCTGGGGCGAGTCGGTCATCATCGGTGTGGCCGGTGCCGGTCAGGAAATCGCTACTCGTCCATTCCAGCTGGTCACCGGTCGCGTCTGGCGCGGTTCGGCGTTCGGCGGCGTGCGTGGCCGTACTGAATTGCCAAGCTACGTCGACATGGCCCAGAGCGGCGAAATCCCGCTGGATACCTTCATCACCCACACCATGAGCCTGGAAGATATCAACAAGGCATTCGACCTGATGCACGAAGGCAAGAGCATCCGCACCGTCATTCATTTCTAACAGCAGCTCCGAGCTGCAAGTTTCAAGCTGCAAGCAAAGGCATTCGTGCTTTGTCTTGAAGCTTGCGGCTTGCAGCTTGCAGCTAGGGAGAATCCCTTGAATCTGGAAAACATTTCCTGTCAGAAAAGTTTCGGTGGCTGGCACAAGCGTTATCGCCATCGCTCCGAAGTGCTTGACTGCGACATGGTCTTTGCCGTGTACCTGCCGCCACAGGCGGAGCAGGGCGGCAAGCTGCCGGTGTTGTACTGGTTGTCGGGGCTGACCTGCACCGATGAGAATTTCATGCAGAAGGCCGGTGCGATGCGCATGGCGGCGCAGCTCGGTCTGATCATCGTCGCACCGGACACCAGCCCGCGTGGTCCCGATGTCCCGGACGATGCGGACAAGGCCTGGGACTTCGGTCTCGGCGCGGGGTTTTACCTGAACGCTACGCAGGAGCCCTGGGCGCGTCACTATCGGATGCATGACTATGTCGTGCAGGAGTTGCCTGCTTTGGTTGAGGAGCATTTCCCCGCTTCCGACAAACGCAGTATCAGCGGCCACTCCATGGGCGGCCATGGCGCACTGGTTTGTGCTTTGCGCAATCCCGGGCGCTATAAATCGGTGTCGGCGTTCTCGCCTATTACCCATCCGATCGATTGCCCGTGGGGCCAGAAAGCCTTTTCCAACTATTTGGGCGAAGACCGCTCGAAGTGGAAAGAGTGGGACGCGTGCGTGCTGATCGCCGATGCTGCCGAGAAGTTGCCATTGCTGGTCGATCAAGGTGATCGCGACGACTTCCTCGCCACCCAACTCAAGCCCGAAGCCTTGCAACACGCCGCAAAACAAGCGAATCATCCGCTGGAGTTGCGCCTGCAACCGGGCTACGACCACAGCTATTTCTTCATCTCAAGCTTCATTGACGACCACTTGCAGCATCACGCGCGCGCTCTAGACGCCTAATGTCTGACAAAGCAGGTAGAATCACGCCCTGACAAAAATCGGGGCGTTTTTTTTATGCGTATTGGCCACGGCTACGATGTGCACCGTTTCGCTGAAGGCGATTTCATTACTCTGGGCGGCGTGCAGATTGCACACGGCTTCGGGCTGCTCGCTCATTCCGACGGTGACGTCCTGCTGCACGCCTTGAGCGACGCCTTGCTCGGCGCGGCGGCGCTGGGTGATATCGGCAAACACTTCCCGGACACCGACCCGCAATTCAAGGGCGCCGACAGCCGCGTGCTGCTGCGTCATGTGGTCAGTCTGATCCACGCCAAGGGCTGGAAAATCGGCAACGTCGACAACACCATCGTTGCCCAGGCGCCGAAGATGGCGCCGCATATCGAATCGATGCGCGCGCTGATCGCGGCGGATCTTCAAGTTGAGTTGGATCAAGTGAACGTCAAAGCTACCACCACCGAAAAGCTTGGCTTTGTCGGTCGCGAAGAAGGCATCGCCGTGCATTCCGTTGCCTTGTTGCTGCGCGCATGAATGAACTGCAATTGCTCGGCCCGCGTGCCTATGGCGAGCCCCTCGGCACAGCGGTACTGAAAGCCATCGCCGAAAACTTCCAGGTCGATGAAGTGCTCGACATTCCGTTCAGCGGTGACGGCGAACATCTGTGGATCTGGGTAGAAAAGCGCGGCCTCAATACCGAAGAAGCGGCGCGGCGTATTGCCAAGGCCGCGGGCGTGCCGTTGCGCACCGTCAGCTATGCCGGTCTCAAGGACCGTCAGGCCCTGACCCGACAGTGGTTCAGCGTGCAACTGCCGGGCAAGGCTGATCCGGATCTGTCGGCAGCGGAAAACGACACGCTGAAGATCCTCAAGACCACGCGCCATAAACGCAAGCTGCAACGCGGGGCGCACTCGGCCAATGGCTTCACCCTGCGCCTGACCCAGTTCGCCGGCGACAAGGCTGCGCTTGAGCAGCGGCTGCAACTGATCGCCACACAAGGCATCCCCAATTATTTCGGCGCCCAGCGCTTTGGCCATGACGGCGGCAACGTTGTCGATGCGCGTTCCTGGGCCGCACGCAAGGCCTTGCCGGAACAGCGCAATGTGCGTTCGCGCTTGCTGTCGACGGCGCGCAGCTTTCTGTTCAATCAGGTGCTGGCGGCGCGCGTCGCCGATGGCACCTGGAATACCGCACTGGTTGGCGATCTGTTGGCGTTTACCGACAGCCGCAGTTTTTTCCCGGCCGGTGAAGCTGAATGCAGCGACCCGCGGCTGGCGATTCTCGACCTGCACCCGACCGGCCCGCAGTGGGGCGAAGGTGACTCGCCGGCTGCTGGCGCTGTCCATGCTCTGGAGCAGGGGATCGCTGCCCGTGAAGCGGATCTGCGCGACTGGTTGATTCACGCCGGCATGAGCCATGAACGTCGCATCCTGCGTCTGCCCATTGGCGGGTTGACGTGGCATTATCCCCAACCTGACATTCTGCAACTGGAATTCGTCCTCCCGGCCGGATGCTTCGCCACCGTATTGGTGCGCGAGCTCGTTGATCTGGTGCCGGTGGGGCAGACGGACAGCCCATGCGTATTCTGATTTCTAACGACGATGGGGTAACCGCGCCCGGTCTCGCCGCGCTTTATGCTGCGCTGGCGGATTACACCGAATGCGTGGTTATCGCCCCGGAACAGGACAAAAGCGGCGCCAGCAGTTCGCTGACGCTCGACCGTCCGCTGCACCCCCAATACCTGGCCAACGGCTTTATCAGCCTCAACGGCACACCGACCGATTGCATTCACCTGGGGCTCAATGGCCTGTTGGAACGCGAGGCCGATATGGTGGTTTCCGGCATCAACCTGGGCGCCAACCTCGGTGACGACGTGCTGTATTCCGGAACCGTGGCGGCTGCGCTTGAAGGACGATTTCTCGAGCGTCCAGCCTTTGCATTCTCATTGGTCTCGCGTCAGGTGGATAACCTGCCGACGGCGGCGTACTTCGCGCGCAAGCTGGTCGAGGCCCACGCCGGGCTCGATCTGCCACCGCGCACGGTGCTCAACGTGAACATTCCCAATCTGCCTATCGATCACATCCGTGGCATCCAGCTGACCCGCCTCGGCCATCGCGCCCGCGCGGCGGCGCCGATGAAAGTGGTCGATCCGCGTGGCAAGGCCGGTTACTGGATTGCCGCCGCCGGCGACGCCGAAGACGGCGGCCCGGGCACCGATTTTCATGCCGTCATGCAGGGCTATGTGTCCATCACGCCGTTGCAGCTCGATCGCACCTTCAATGATGCGTTCAGAAGTCTCGATGGCTGGCTGGGAGGACTGAGCTGATGCGTGAACATGACGACCGCCTGCGCAGCGGCATAGGCATGACTTCCCAGCGCACCCGCGAGCGACTGATCCAGCGTCTGTATGAAGAAGGCGTGTCGAATGCCAAAGTGCTGGAAGTGATCCGCCGCACGCCGCGTCACCTGTTTGTCGACGAGGCGCTGGCGCACCGCGCTTACGAAGACACCGCGCTGCCGATCGGCAACAACCAGACGATTTCCCAGCCTTATATGGTTGCGCGGATGAGCGAGCTGCTGCTGGAGGCGGGCCCGTTGGACAAGGTACTGGAGATCGGTACGGGCTCTGGCTACCAGACGGCGGTGTTGTCGCAACTGGTCGAGCGGGTGTTCTCGGTCGAACGCATCAAGGTGCTGCAGGATCGCGCCAAGGAGCGTCTGGTCGAACTGAACCTGCGTAATGTGGTGTTTCGCTGGGGCGACGGCTGGGAAGGCTGGCCGGCGCTGGCGCCGTATAACGGCATCATTGTCACTGCGGTAGCGACCGATGTGCCGCAAGCATTACTCGATCAATTGGCTCCCGGTGGGCGCATGGTGATTCCAGTCGGCTCCGGTGAAGTACAACAATTGATGTTGATCGTGCGCGAGGAACATGGCTTTTCCCGACACGTTCTGGGCGCTGTTCGCTTCGTGCCTTTGCTCAACGGGCCGCTGGCGTGAGCATTTGCAAACAGGCGCTGAATTCCTTTGAACGGCGCCGGTCTTACACCGGCAGCCCGGGTTTAAACGCAGCGTAGTTGCAACTTGCAAACGTGTGCGCCTGGTGATTTCGCTTCATTAAAGGTAAAGCCGTTTCGGCCCGTTATACTTGCGTCACCTCATGCCGCGGTGCGGCATTCAGAATTTTCAGCCACCACAAAGGGAGCGGCGGGTGAGTCTCACAGTCATTGCGCAGCGTATGGGTAACACGAGCTTTCAGCGCCTGGTGACTGGCCTTGTCTTGAGCACCTTGCTGGTCGGTTGCTCCAGCACCAAATCGAGCAGCGTGCGCGTTGTCGATCGCAACAATGCGGTCGCCCAGCGTCCGACCGTCACAACCGGGCAATACGTAGTCCGTCCCGGGGATACCTTGTTTTCGATCGCCTTTCGTTACGGCTGGGACTACAAAACCCTCGCCGCGCGGAACAACATTCCTACGC
This genomic interval from Pseudomonas koreensis contains the following:
- a CDS encoding S-(hydroxymethyl)glutathione dehydrogenase/class III alcohol dehydrogenase; this encodes MIKSRAAVAFEAKKPLEIVEVDVAMPKAGEVLLRVVASGVCHTDAYTLSGADPEGIFPSILGHEGGAIVEAIGEGVTSVAVGDHVIPLYTPECGQCKFCKSGKTNLCQAIRATQGKGLMPDGTSRFSYKGETIFHYMGTSTFSEYTVLPEISVAKISKDAPLEKVCLLGCGVTTGIGAVLNTAKVKPGDTVAIFGLGGIGLSAVIGAVKAKAARIIAIDINPAKFEIAKQLGATDCVNPKDYDRPIQEVIVDMTDGGVDFSFECIGNVQLMRAALECCHKGWGESVIIGVAGAGQEIATRPFQLVTGRVWRGSAFGGVRGRTELPSYVDMAQSGEIPLDTFITHTMSLEDINKAFDLMHEGKSIRTVIHF
- the surE gene encoding 5'/3'-nucleotidase SurE, which produces MRILISNDDGVTAPGLAALYAALADYTECVVIAPEQDKSGASSSLTLDRPLHPQYLANGFISLNGTPTDCIHLGLNGLLEREADMVVSGINLGANLGDDVLYSGTVAAALEGRFLERPAFAFSLVSRQVDNLPTAAYFARKLVEAHAGLDLPPRTVLNVNIPNLPIDHIRGIQLTRLGHRARAAAPMKVVDPRGKAGYWIAAAGDAEDGGPGTDFHAVMQGYVSITPLQLDRTFNDAFRSLDGWLGGLS
- the ispD gene encoding 2-C-methyl-D-erythritol 4-phosphate cytidylyltransferase produces the protein MIDSLPAFWAVIPAAGVGARMAADRPKQYLQLGGRTILEHSLGCFLDHPSLKGLVVSLAVDDPYWPNLACVNDLRIQRVDGGAERSASVLNALLHLHAQGADDDDWVLVHDAARPNLSRDDLDKLLAELADDPVGGLLAVPARDTLKRVDKNGRVVETVDRSVIWQAYTPQMFRLGALHRALADSLVADAIVTDEASAMEWAGLAPRLVEGRADNLKVTRPEDLEWLRQRWASRR
- the ftsB gene encoding cell division protein FtsB produces the protein MRSPYWLFLVLLLLLAGLQYRLWVGNGSLAQVAELKQQIADQHAENEGLLERNRVMDAEVSELKKGMETVEERARHELGMVKDGETLYQLAQ
- a CDS encoding protein-L-isoaspartate(D-aspartate) O-methyltransferase, coding for MTSQRTRERLIQRLYEEGVSNAKVLEVIRRTPRHLFVDEALAHRAYEDTALPIGNNQTISQPYMVARMSELLLEAGPLDKVLEIGTGSGYQTAVLSQLVERVFSVERIKVLQDRAKERLVELNLRNVVFRWGDGWEGWPALAPYNGIIVTAVATDVPQALLDQLAPGGRMVIPVGSGEVQQLMLIVREEHGFSRHVLGAVRFVPLLNGPLA
- a CDS encoding LysR substrate-binding domain-containing protein, with the translated sequence MSENRWEGIDEFVAVAECNQFTAAAERLGVSSSHISRQIVRLEERLQTRLLYRSTRRVTLTEAGQTFLQHCQRLQDGREEALRAVGDLTSEPKGMLRMTCAVAYGERFIVPLVTRFMGLYPQLRIDIELSNRQLDLVHEGLDLAIRLGRLQDSRLVATRLAPRRMYLCASPSYLERYGRPHSLSELSRHNCLIGSSDIWQLEQNGREFSQRVQGNWRCNSGQAVLDAALQGVGLCQLPDYYVLEHLHSGALISLLEAHQPPNTAVWALYPQQRHLSPKVRKLVDYLKVGLAERPEYRS
- the truD gene encoding tRNA pseudouridine(13) synthase TruD, with amino-acid sequence MNELQLLGPRAYGEPLGTAVLKAIAENFQVDEVLDIPFSGDGEHLWIWVEKRGLNTEEAARRIAKAAGVPLRTVSYAGLKDRQALTRQWFSVQLPGKADPDLSAAENDTLKILKTTRHKRKLQRGAHSANGFTLRLTQFAGDKAALEQRLQLIATQGIPNYFGAQRFGHDGGNVVDARSWAARKALPEQRNVRSRLLSTARSFLFNQVLAARVADGTWNTALVGDLLAFTDSRSFFPAGEAECSDPRLAILDLHPTGPQWGEGDSPAAGAVHALEQGIAAREADLRDWLIHAGMSHERRILRLPIGGLTWHYPQPDILQLEFVLPAGCFATVLVRELVDLVPVGQTDSPCVF
- the ispF gene encoding 2-C-methyl-D-erythritol 2,4-cyclodiphosphate synthase, whose translation is MRIGHGYDVHRFAEGDFITLGGVQIAHGFGLLAHSDGDVLLHALSDALLGAAALGDIGKHFPDTDPQFKGADSRVLLRHVVSLIHAKGWKIGNVDNTIVAQAPKMAPHIESMRALIAADLQVELDQVNVKATTTEKLGFVGREEGIAVHSVALLLRA
- the eno gene encoding phosphopyruvate hydratase; its protein translation is MAKIVDIKGREVLDSRGNPTVEADVLLDNGIIGSACAPSGASTGSREALELRDGDKSRYLGKGVLKAVANINGPIRDLLLGTDPSDQKALDQAMIKLDGTENKATLGANAILAVSLAAAKAAAQDQDLPLYAHIANLNGTPGVYSMPVPMMNIINGGEHADNNVDIQEFMVQPVGAKSFSEGLRMGTEIFHHLKAVLKARGLSTAVGDEGGFAPNLASNEDALKVISEAVANAGYKLGTDVTLALDCAASEFYEDGKYNLSGEGQVFTAEGFADYLKGLTERYPIISIEDGLDESDWAGWKILTDKIGEKTQLVGDDLFVTNTKILKEGIDKKIANSILIKFNQIGTLTETLEAIQMAKAAGYTAVISHRSGETEDSTIADLAVGTSAGQIKTGSLCRSDRVSKYNQLLRIEEQLNGKAKYNGRAEFRG
- the fghA gene encoding S-formylglutathione hydrolase — its product is MNLENISCQKSFGGWHKRYRHRSEVLDCDMVFAVYLPPQAEQGGKLPVLYWLSGLTCTDENFMQKAGAMRMAAQLGLIIVAPDTSPRGPDVPDDADKAWDFGLGAGFYLNATQEPWARHYRMHDYVVQELPALVEEHFPASDKRSISGHSMGGHGALVCALRNPGRYKSVSAFSPITHPIDCPWGQKAFSNYLGEDRSKWKEWDACVLIADAAEKLPLLVDQGDRDDFLATQLKPEALQHAAKQANHPLELRLQPGYDHSYFFISSFIDDHLQHHARALDA